From a region of the Thiomicrorhabdus sp. genome:
- a CDS encoding diguanylate cyclase domain-containing protein, giving the protein MEEIERIKSILKNSQAVIFYWKTTKGWPVEYVSENVSMFGYQSQEFISGSRLYSSIIHPDDLEYVSEEVEAYTQLGKNEFRQVYRLIDIDGNTRWVDDRTVIQRDENNHPLHYVGTIIDITEQKNAEQHNLLLGNVIDNSGDEVYVFERGLLRFTYLNLAAINNIGYSLEEARQLTPFDINGELNESEFTDLLTSLLVKNEAATTVSFETLLKRKDGTIYPGEVKLQSMEVDGRMQFVAMVRDITKQKRLQAQKEEEQHFVQSVIDGVVDSVMVIDKNYNVTTMNKAARTKLDLQYVKNHSQPKCYEVSHHRDTPCDGVDHPCPLKIALDAQKTITLIHNHGHDGVNSYVEITATPLINKEGLASSIVESSHDITKLIETQEELIHQSALMSYEATHDELTGLANRRLFDDRLEQAIFRAKRMGTQLAVAIVDVDKFKHINDTYGHMAGDEVIKTVAKRLKNGLRRSDTVARLGGDEFAIVLESIKNVDDLNVVMNKLVSAFTTPMKIDQHAEEKVTVSIGVCIYKQDQITAPGLIKQADLALYKVKNEGRNGFCFYDQL; this is encoded by the coding sequence ATGGAAGAAATAGAACGTATAAAATCAATTTTAAAAAACAGCCAAGCGGTTATTTTTTATTGGAAGACGACAAAAGGCTGGCCAGTTGAGTATGTTTCTGAAAATGTTTCCATGTTTGGTTATCAATCCCAAGAGTTTATTTCTGGATCACGTCTTTATTCAAGCATTATTCACCCAGACGATCTTGAATATGTAAGCGAAGAAGTTGAGGCTTATACTCAGCTTGGTAAGAATGAATTTCGCCAGGTTTATCGTTTAATAGATATTGATGGTAATACTCGTTGGGTTGATGACCGCACTGTCATTCAACGAGATGAAAATAATCATCCGCTACATTACGTGGGTACCATTATTGATATTACGGAGCAAAAAAACGCCGAACAACACAATCTATTACTTGGTAATGTGATAGATAATAGTGGTGATGAAGTGTATGTGTTTGAAAGAGGTTTACTCCGTTTTACATATTTAAATTTAGCTGCAATCAATAACATTGGTTATAGTCTAGAGGAGGCTAGGCAGCTTACGCCTTTTGATATTAATGGCGAGTTAAATGAATCTGAATTTACAGACTTGTTAACCTCTTTATTGGTTAAAAATGAAGCGGCAACTACAGTAAGTTTTGAAACGCTTTTGAAGCGTAAAGATGGCACTATTTATCCCGGTGAAGTTAAGTTGCAGTCTATGGAGGTAGATGGCCGCATGCAGTTTGTGGCGATGGTTAGAGATATTACTAAGCAAAAACGTTTGCAAGCACAAAAAGAGGAGGAACAACATTTTGTTCAATCAGTGATTGATGGAGTGGTTGATTCCGTTATGGTAATTGATAAAAATTATAACGTAACTACCATGAATAAAGCGGCACGGACAAAGCTTGATTTACAGTACGTTAAAAATCATTCTCAGCCAAAATGTTATGAAGTTTCACATCATAGAGATACGCCTTGTGACGGCGTTGACCATCCTTGTCCGTTAAAAATCGCCTTAGATGCTCAAAAAACCATTACTTTAATTCATAACCATGGTCATGATGGTGTCAATAGTTATGTAGAGATCACTGCCACACCGCTAATAAATAAAGAGGGCTTAGCATCTTCTATTGTTGAGAGTTCTCACGATATTACTAAATTAATTGAAACTCAAGAAGAGCTAATCCATCAAAGCGCATTAATGTCTTATGAAGCAACCCATGATGAATTAACAGGTTTAGCCAATAGACGTTTATTTGATGACCGACTTGAACAAGCTATTTTTAGAGCAAAAAGAATGGGGACACAGCTGGCTGTTGCCATTGTTGATGTAGATAAGTTTAAACACATTAATGACACCTACGGGCATATGGCGGGTGATGAAGTCATCAAAACGGTTGCAAAACGCTTAAAAAATGGCTTGCGTAGAAGTGATACTGTGGCACGTTTAGGGGGCGATGAATTTGCTATTGTGCTTGAATCTATTAAAAATGTAGACGATTTGAACGTGGTAATGAATAAGCTAGTTTCTGCTTTTACTACACCTATGAAAATAGATCAACATGCTGAGGAAAAGGTGACTGTAAGCATAGGCGTTTGTATTTATAAACAAGATCAAATTACTGCACCAGGCCTGATTAAACAAGCCGATTTAGCTTTATATAAAGTAAAAAATGAAGGTCGTAATGGTTTCTGTTTCTATGATCAGTTGTAA